ATGAGTTTATTAGGTGTTTACACAATTATCTCTTATTACAATTATGCGGAAAGAAGTCGTAGATATCGGCACAAAATAACAAGCCAGCGGTTTGATATCACACACCTTACAAGGGAAGTAAACAACCTTATGTCCTATCAATCAGATGCCTTACATTGGAACCTTGCTCAAATTGAGAATGTTGGAGAGATAGGCAAACGGGCAATTGATTCCTATGAAAGGATTTCAAAAGAGCTTGGTGTTGAAATGCACTCCAGAGAGTCAGCCAGGGAAAGAATTGCAGAGCTCCTTAAAGGTAAAGAAAATTTTATGACGCTTTCGAGAGATTTGGCGAGGAAAGCACAAGAACGGGAATCGCAAACAAACCAACCCAAAGAAAAGTTATCCGGAATAAAAGCAACTCTAACGATAAAAAACTATATTGGCGGTTATTATTTTTTTACCTGCGACGAGGTTAATATCGAAAAGGGAGTTATACAGTTAATAGAGGGAAAACATAGCAAGCAAAGCATCATTCCTTCATTGGAAGACATAAAAGATGGATTAGTGAAAATGATTTTATTTACTAATTTGACGGAAGTGAAAATTGGGGATGTTAAGTATAAGCCTGTCTCGATCTTAAAACTTACAAGCGACCGGAAGTTTTCATTAGCATCTTTAAGCAAGTCAAGGGTAAACGATTTACGACTTCTGAAAAGAGAAGCGATAGTGAATAATTTTAAGGTATTGGTAAACAATATCGATTTGCAGGAAATTGATATATGAGAAGGACGATTAGCGGTGGATAATACACCGAAAAGGTGTGCACATAATGGAATGCACAATGATTTTAATGCAATATAACAAAAGATATAACACATTCATAGCAGGTAGAACCTTGCAAATAGGCTATTTTTGAGGAGCACAAAACCTATTGACAAAAATTAATTTTGCATTATAATTAAACTGGACGCAGAGTTTGATGAGTACTGAAGTTAAGCGCGACGCTAAAGCCACTCACTTTTTAAAGTGGGGAAGGAGGTGATATGGTAAATAAACCGTTGTGTTTGTTAATCGGTTTAGCCCTTTTGTTTTCGGTTTTGGTTAGTTCCCCGGTTACAAAGTTGCCACCCTCCACCCCAAGCCAAAACAATTCCGAGACTTTTTATCTAAACAACAACCGCTTTGTCACCAGAATTTATGCCCAACCTATTGACCAGCATCGTGAGAGTGAAAGGCTGCCGGTTATGGCAGAATCAACCCGGCGCGCCTATCCTCAGAATGACGGTTTCTGGACCGGCAATGTGAGGACCAGAACCAACAATTGGGAAAAAAACTCGGGGGATATTGTCGCGACCAGTCAACCCCAAAGCGCCTCCCAGTGGTGGTATCAAGGCTGGTTTAAATTTGACCTGTCCACCATTCCGGACGATGCGATAATTGACACGGTGAGTCTTAATTACTACTGCTACGAAGCGGCAAGCGGTCCCAGTACCTTTATCCGTCTGTTGCCTGGTGACCCGGTGCCGCAAACACCTCAAACGCTCTGGAACTGGATAACGACCGGTACCGCACTAACTCTCGCCCAGACGCATGGACTGGGCTGGATAACGCGCGTTCTGAACAGTACGGGCCGCGCCGCGGTAGAGTCCTGCTTGACCCAGAACTGGATTGCGCTTGGTTTGCACGAATGGACCAACCGCACCGGAGCGATTTTAAGGGCGTATGGTATTGGTACCGGGCAGTACGTTCCTTACCTTGAAATCGCTTACAACCTGCCAGCGCGCACCGATATTTCTGCGGAAGAGGTGCTGGAACCGGTGGGTAATATCCCTCAGGGAACAATAATCGTACCGACCGGAAGGTGGCGTAATCGGCAACCCCATCCGGATGATTACTATGCCTGGTTTATCTTCATTAGCCCGACAAATCAACGCTACACATTGCCCGGAAAGTTTGTCCAGGGGCACCCGGGTTTGAGTGATACTATTCTGTTCTTTACCCCGTTTGCTTTAAACGATACCGGCCGCTGGACCGTTAAATGTTCCACTTATGCCGAGGGCGATATTGACCAGAATAACGATGTTATTCTACGGTTCTTCCGGGTATTCTCCAGTGGTTCTGGGAATAACTTTGATGTGGCGGTCACCGAAATTTTTTCGCCGGTTGGGGTTTATGACACCAACGCAACGATTGTGCCCCGCGCCTCCTGGAAGAATAACTCTGCCAATTCAGCGACATTTTATGCCTATGTGGGCTTGACCAATCCAGCCGGTATTAGAACATACACCAATTCGTATATTGTTACCAATCTGCCGGCAGGGGCTGATACTACAATTGAATTTGTTCCTTATAATGTGGGTATGGATACCGGGCGCTGGGCGGTATGTTGTTCGACCGTGGCAATCGGTGACACATATCCGGATAACGACTGGCGTCTTGGTCAATTTGCCGTTTATGAGGGTGGTGGTGCCAACCAAGCGGGCTGGTATGAAAAAACACCGATGCCGTTACAGCCTTCGGGTAAATCGATAAAAGACGGTGGCTGGCTGACCTTTGACCAGGGAAGCGGTTTACTTTTCGCTGCCAAGGGGAATAAGACCGGTGATTTCTACTGTTATGACCCGCAGGCTGATACCTGGCACGAACTGAACTTCTGGCCCGGGGGAATAGAAGGTAAAGGTCCGTCAAAGGGTGCGGTCGGTATTGCGGATGGGTATGGCCGGATTTTTGCGGTAAAAGGAAACAACACCCGGGGGTTCTGGTGCTATTATCATGAAGGGGACTCCTGGCGTCAACTTCCGGATGTGCCGCTTGGACCATCAAACAAAAAGGTCAAGGGGGGCAGTGATGTTGTGTATGTTGAACAGGGAGGTACGCCTTTTGTTTATCTCTTGAAGGGGTATAAAAATGAGTTTTATCGTTTTAACTTAACGACCGACTCCTGGGAGCTTTTGCCCGAAGCACCCCAGGCGATTCACCCGAAATGGGACAAAGGGTCGTGGCTGGTGTACGATGGCAATCAGTACATATATGCGCACAAAGCAAAGTATCACGAATTCTGGCGGTTTGACCTTTACACCCTTACCTGGGATACAACGCGGCTGCAGGGGATGCCATTTTTGAGCCGGACCGGGAAAAACAAAAAAGCAA
This genomic window from candidate division WOR-3 bacterium contains:
- a CDS encoding T9SS type A sorting domain-containing protein, giving the protein MVNKPLCLLIGLALLFSVLVSSPVTKLPPSTPSQNNSETFYLNNNRFVTRIYAQPIDQHRESERLPVMAESTRRAYPQNDGFWTGNVRTRTNNWEKNSGDIVATSQPQSASQWWYQGWFKFDLSTIPDDAIIDTVSLNYYCYEAASGPSTFIRLLPGDPVPQTPQTLWNWITTGTALTLAQTHGLGWITRVLNSTGRAAVESCLTQNWIALGLHEWTNRTGAILRAYGIGTGQYVPYLEIAYNLPARTDISAEEVLEPVGNIPQGTIIVPTGRWRNRQPHPDDYYAWFIFISPTNQRYTLPGKFVQGHPGLSDTILFFTPFALNDTGRWTVKCSTYAEGDIDQNNDVILRFFRVFSSGSGNNFDVAVTEIFSPVGVYDTNATIVPRASWKNNSANSATFYAYVGLTNPAGIRTYTNSYIVTNLPAGADTTIEFVPYNVGMDTGRWAVCCSTVAIGDTYPDNDWRLGQFAVYEGGGANQAGWYEKTPMPLQPSGKSIKDGGWLTFDQGSGLLFAAKGNKTGDFYCYDPQADTWHELNFWPGGIEGKGPSKGAVGIADGYGRIFAVKGNNTRGFWCYYHEGDSWRQLPDVPLGPSNKKVKGGSDVVYVEQGGTPFVYLLKGYKNEFYRFNLTTDSWELLPEAPQAIHPKWDKGSWLVYDGNQYIYAHKAKYHEFWRFDLYTLTWDTTRLQGMPFLSRTGKNKKAKDGSSAAYRDGAIFALKGGNTCEFYCYDIIGDTWTELAPMPEVGSTGRKKRVKGGGDITVYSPTMIFALKGNKTRELWCYYTPTLNSAAPLQGITSASSTPRFDFGLFPNPCRANEVTVFCPDTRSGLLTISLYDITGALRLKKQLNLTKTAGRTLDLSSIPNGIYWVKLEQGKRARAQKLVVNR